From the genome of Miscanthus floridulus cultivar M001 chromosome 10, ASM1932011v1, whole genome shotgun sequence, one region includes:
- the LOC136486918 gene encoding DUF724 domain-containing protein 7-like has product MAAAAPSSAPPPDAAGARRGRGRPRGSKNGSGRGRGRGRGRSRSLRWTRSPSGSPDGPHSPRPAVDLSAPLPPGTDVEVRVDDDGFHGSWFEATVLDFTPARGYRHPARYTVKYAHLLADDDEGVLAEHFAPSHIRPRPPPPPPSPPPRFQTHDIVEAFHNEGWWSGIVVSAPDPDAPAGSGAAGVTVAFPITREVIEFAPGLVRPRSDYVDGDWIPSQVAMVVRPKRAVKVYEVGDKVEVVRQRSAYGESWFPATVRVVVDDLSYVVEYFDLEEGEGGPEKATEYLHWWFIRPAVEHSPRKSQFKLQPGAAVEAYCDGAWSPGVVRRVLGEGEYEIGIVAKKSEMLVTKVVPLLKPQYKWNGKQWRIATHKRRANSRRRSVSGNSPRSPVEVSSSDEEHSLGKNTLAKGSGHASVSEMDIPLSALCNSPESTHSPNSSVSEKNSLQGSHGIVNSVPMNGLLCASPGHSAPVDNQEILSDMVVTDGELNGPVSGRSVDGHDMLSITEPRKKMASARRNSAVTRKQENPVKSLRMKKCVSNIKAGKTHPIQGLQGKIQLKGNMNFSTPDIVLALSVSGAGQTILSPDRLVSIGTKRGSSTKVLASKKLANRRGSKELCSPNSSLDVTRTVQQRGSKELAEPMEECPLALECLNSDTQEQLDRTLEDAQNITELSNQDLLPMVPPGFKSMDNGRGTNIHDTQFDEEPTGTTSSLIEPKGNGDMCTDHAATKLAESNHVMETAILCLDCPAQQARGKVDERSVLQNAGSSQCIIDSSPLRSCSAFESLLPSPQPFEDQALFVKNSPMWDLVEAMHVFKELPQQPHFLPLQEHAPLLREGMALGMMVSFADLVKVTMEASIDNSMEWFEDKIRTISHLEANGFSVQFMQSAMTDLVKIKSELTSYHVQIGKLDSKFVEKTASSSRAGALLDEKDIAAAELEQELGRIRQESQKIAKEKEKIDAELASIKTALSGYDDLCNGAERKFKDVLAGLRLKKLT; this is encoded by the exons ATGGCCGCCGCCGCACCCAGCAGCGCGCCGCCGCCGGACGCCGCCGGCGCACGGAGGGGGCGCGGCCGCCCCCGCGGGAGCAAGAACGGGagcgggcgggggcgggggcgggggcgcgggCGCTCGCGGAGCCTGAGGTGGACGCGGTCGCCATCCGGGTCGCCCGACGGGCCCCATTCCCCGCGCCCCGCGGTGGACCTTTCCGCGCCGCTGCCTCCCGGCACCGACGTCGAGGTCCGCGTCGACGACGACGGGTTCCACGGGTCCTGGTTCGAAGCCACCGTCCTCGACTTCACGCCGGCCCGCGGGTACCGCCACCCGGCGCGGTACACCGTCAAGTACGCGCACCTCCTCGCCGACGACGACGAAGGCGTGCTGGCCGAGCACTTCGCGCCGTCCCACatccgcccgcgcccgccgccgccgcccccgtcgCCCCCGCCGCGCTTCCAGACCCACGACATCGTCGAGGCGTTCCACAACGAGGGGTGGTGGTCGGGCATCGTCGTGTCCGCCCCCGACCCCGACGCCCCCGCCGGCTCCGGCGCCGCCGGGGTCACCGTCGCGTTCCCCATCACCCGCGAGGTCATCGAGTTCGCGCCCGGCCTCGTCCGCCCCCGCAGCGACTACGTCGACGGGGATTGGATCCCTTCCCAGGTCGCGATGGTTGTCCGCCCCAAGCGCGCGGTCAAGGTCTACGAGGTCGGGGACAAGGTGGAGGTGGTGAGGCAACGGAGCGCGTACGGCGAGTCCTGGTTCCCCGCCACGGTGAGGGTCGTCGTCGACGACCTCAGCTACGTCGTCGAGTACTTCGATCTGGAGGAGGGCGAGGGCGGGCCGGAGAAGGCCACCGAGTACCTGCATTGGTGGTTCATCAGGCCGGCTGTCGAGCATTCGCCAAGGAAGAGCCAGTTCAAGCTCCAGCCTGGCGCTGCTGTGGAGGCTTACTGCGATGGGGCATGGTCACCGGGTGTGGTGCGAAGGGTCCTCGGCGAGGGTGAGTATGAGATCGGTATTGTTGCCAAAAAGTCAGAAATGCTGGTGACCAAGGTGGTGCCATTGCTCAAGCCGCAGTATAAGTGGAATGGCAAGCAATGGAGGATTGCGACCCATAAG AGACGGGCTAACTCGAGGCGTCGGTCTGTGTCTGGTAATAGTCCAAGGTCACCAGTTGAGGTGTCATCCAGTGATGAAGAACACAGTCTAGGAAAGAACACATTAGCCAAAGGTTCTGGACATGCTTCAGTCTCTGAGATGGACATTCCTTTGTCTGCTCTGTGCAACTCACCAGAAAGCACTCATTCACCGAATTCTTCTGTCTCTGAAAAGAACAGTCTTCAAGGTTCACATGGGATAGTGAATTCAGTGCCAATGAACGGACTCCTTTGTGCTTCTCCAGGACATTCAGCACCAGTGGACAATCAAGAAATCCTGTCTGATATGGTTGTTACTGATGGTGAGCTTAATGGACCTGTCTCTGGAAGAAGTGTTGATGGCCATGATATGCTTTCCATTACTGAACCAAGAAAGAAAATGGCTTCAGCGCGCAGAAATAGTGCTGTCACACGCAAACAGGAAAACCCTGTCAAATCACTCAGGATGAAGAAATGTGTATCGAACATTAAAGCGGGGAAAACGCACCCTATTCAAGGACTTCAGGGAAAG ATTCAGTTGAAGGGCAACATGAATTTCTCTACTCCAGACATTGTTTTAGCTTTGAGTGTCTCTGGGGCTGGCCAGACTATTTTATCTCCAGATAGACTG GTGTCAATAGGGACAAAAAGGGGTTCAAGTACAAAGGTTCTTGCCTCTAAGAAAT TGGCTAACAGGAGAGGATCCAAAGAACTGTGCAGTCCAAATAGCTCATTGGATGTGACTAGGACTGTCCAGCAGAGAGGAAGCAAGGAATTGGCAGAGCCAATGGAAGAATGTCCCTTAGCA TTGGAGTGTCTGAATTCTGATACTCAAGAACAGCTTGATAGAACTTTGGAGGATGCACAGAACATAACTGAATTATCAAATCAGGACCTGTTACCGATGGTGCCTCCTGGCTTTAAATCAATGGATAATGGGAGAG GTACTAACATACATGATACTCAATTTGATGAAGAGCCAACTGGTACGACCAGCAGCCTTATTGAACCGAAGGGAAATGGTGACATGTGCACAGACCATGCTGCTACCAAATTAGCTGAAAGCAACCATGTCATGGAAACAGCTATCCTATGTCTTGATTGTCCAGCTCAACAAGCCCGTGGGAAAGTGGATGAGAGGTCAGTTTTACAGAATGCTGGGAGTTCGCAGTGCATCATCGACAGTTCTCCATTGAGGAGCTGCTCTGCTTTTGAGAGCTTGTTGCCTTCACCACAGCCTTTTGAGGACCAGGCTTTGTTCGTCAAGAACTCACCTATGTGGGATCTAGTTGAAGCAATGCATGTGTTTAAGGAGCTTCCTCAACAACCTCATTTCCTTCCACTCCAAGAACATGCCCCATTACTACGTGAAGGAATGGCATTAGGTATGATGGTGTCATTCGCGGACTTAGTGAAGGTTACAATGGAAGCAAGCATAGACAACAGCATGGAATGGTTCGAGGACAAGATCAGGACAATCTCCCATCTAGAGGCAAATGGATTTAGTGTGCAATTTATGCAGAGCGCCATGACCGATTTGGTCAAGATAAAATCTGAGCTCACCAGTTATCATGTACAAATTGGCAAGCTGGATTCAAAGTTTGTGGAGAAGACAGCTTCGTCCTCCCGAGCTGGTGCACTGCTTGATGAAAAAGATATAGCTGCAGCAGAGCTTGAGCAAGAACTTGGGCGCATTCGCCAGGAAAGCCAGAAGATTGCAAAGGAGAAGGAAAAAATAGATGCGGAGCTCGCTAGTATCAAGACAGCGCTTAGCGGGTATGACGATCTGTGCAACGGTGCGGAACGTAAGTTTAAAGACGTCTTGGCTGGGCTGCGGCTGAAGAAGCTAACCTGA